From Triticum urartu cultivar G1812 chromosome 2, Tu2.1, whole genome shotgun sequence, a single genomic window includes:
- the LOC125539797 gene encoding CRIB domain-containing protein RIC10-like: protein MASNYKMKGFFKGFKIISQIFAAKEQEMVIGRPTDVKHVAHIGWSSSTPGTLTGNASPSWMNVIEGSSDFSSLGYFAPSAGTSWTSQDFEQQHQLPRDMLPLKIASEITGEDVAAAPRPDVPRPPPRKTRRKKKTTVGSLVDSSMPNDSSTSVSKAATAVTDTIDTSGVMQ from the exons ATGGCGTCCAACTACAAGATGAAAGGGTTCTTCAAGGGCTTCAAGATCATCTCCCAGATCTTCG CGGCCAAGGAGCAGGAGATGGTGATCGGCCGGCCGACGGACGTGAAGCACGTCGCGCACATCGGCTGGAGCAGCTCCACGCCGGGGACGCTCACGGGGAATGCTTCTCCAAGCTGG ATGAATGTCATCGAGGGGTCGTCTGACTTCTCGTCCTTGGGCTACTTCGCGCCGTCCGCAGGGACGTCCTGGACTTCTCAAG ACTTCGAGCAGCAGCACCAACTCCCACGGGACATGTTGCCTCTCAAGATAGCTTCAGAGATCACCGGGGAAGACGTAGCGGCAGCTCCACGCCCTGATGTTCCACGCCCGCCACCGAGAAAGACAAGGCGAAAGAAGAAAACAACGGTTGGCTCTCTAGTAGATTCGTCAATGCCAAATGATTCATCTACATCAGTCTCGAAGGCAGCAACAGCCGTTACCGATACCATTGACACCAGTGGCGTGATGCAGTGA